A genomic stretch from Acropora palmata chromosome 13, jaAcrPala1.3, whole genome shotgun sequence includes:
- the LOC141863810 gene encoding uncharacterized protein LOC141863810 — protein sequence MNHVYFSFQNSYWMYKCLTAKMSEQNEVPEKEADALPLVVTYSTAGEAMFIKFVLEEHHCGFELEEHHCSEQYSLFVDFITEIVDAVLTDQRTQKLLKFLELSSKVRGKLQALNDKRKRWNNNDDEIYAKVRKRCAAREDLISVYPESQGKIRSVDVSISDEIDPYGELRKHIEATKVVDNSDSDSEITRDSQGTQDLCDNDSYPPDKKEHIEEEDQANSCYHTTQMEMADILKKRIITIMRHYHGIDELSSAFDDVDFVVYTARYRMLSDQTEKRICHPHAGVLSKEELEARHEVNVKKKMFMYVRSAETDGHFEQLKRDIQDKPRTLFIIIADECHWGITKDKDQTPSAHNLFINEWGKENSPRNVVVLQISATPFNLLTQNSRLPEVKCVLLSKETSTTDKNCEAGDLVVLESESDLDEDVRETSKEVELHVVHWSEVELKSLEDGVRMKLKST from the exons ATGAACCACGTCTATTTTTC CTTCCAAAACAGTTACTGGATGTACAAGTGCTTAACAGCGAAGATGTCTGAGCAAA ATGAAGTCCCAGAGAAAGAGGCAGACGCACTTCCTTTAGTGGTCACTTATTCTACTGCTGGAGAAGCGATGTTTATAAAATTTGTGTTAGAGGAACATCATTGCGGTTTTGAGTTGGAGGAACATCATTGCAGTGAACAATATTCCCTCTTTGTAGACTTCATTACAGAAATCGTGGATGCAGTTCTGACTGATCAGCGTACACAAAAACTCCTTAAGTTTCTAGAACTTTCATCAAAGGTGCGGGGTAAATTACAAGCATTGAACGACAAACGCAAACGTTGGAACAATAATGACGATGAGATTTATGCGAAGGTACGCAAAAGATGTGCAGCGCGTGAAGACCTCATCTCTGTATACCCAGAATCGCAGGGGAAAATCAGAAGTGTCGACGTCAGTATCAGTGATGAAATTGACCCATATGGAGAGCTTCGAAAACATATTGAGGCGACAAAAGTTGTTGATAATTCCGATAGTGACTCTGAGATCACCAGAGACTCGCAGGGTACCCAAGACTTGTGTGACAACGATTCATATCCTCCAGACAAAAAGGAGCACATCGAGGAAGAAGACCAAGCGAATTCTTGCTATCATACAACGCAAATGGAAATGGCCGACATTCTGAAGAAACGCATTATAACAATTATGAGGCATTACCACGGCATTGACGAGCTGAGCAGCGCTTTCGATGATGTTGACTTTGTAGTGTACACAGCCAGGTACAGAATGCTGAGCGATCAGACTGAGAAGAGAATTTGTCACCCACACGCCGGTGTCTTATCAAAAGAAGAGCTGGAGGCACGTCATGAAGTGaatgttaagaaaaaaatgtttatgtATGTTCGCAGCGCGGAAACAGATGGACATTTCGAGCAATTGAAGCGAGATATTCAAGATAAGCCTAGAACCCTGTTCATCATCATAGCAGACGAGTGCCACTGGGGAATTACTAAAGACAAGGACCAAACGCCATCTGCTCATAATCTCTTCATCAATGAATGGGGCAAAGAAAACTCCCCTAGAAATGTGGTAGTGCTTCAAATTTCTGCGACGCCGTTTAACCTTTTAACACAAAACTCTCGCCTTCCTGAAGTCAAGTGTGTTCTTCTCTCTAAGGAGACCTCTACCACTGATAAGAACTGTGAAGCGGGTGATCTCGTAGTCCTGGAAAGCGAGTCAGACTTGGACGAAGATGTCAGAGAAACATCCAAGGAAGTGGAACTGCACGTTGTTCACTGGTCAGAGGTTGAGCTGAAGAGCCTTGAGGATGGAGTGCGGATGAAGCTCAAGTCTACGTAA